One segment of Deinococcus metalli DNA contains the following:
- a CDS encoding response regulator transcription factor → MNGRPDGPGLRLLVVDDEEQILELLDLTLSLHGYDVQTVPSGPDALAHLHVQDVDVIVIDVLMAPWDGFQTVRHLCAALPLVPPVVFLSGLNRPDPLPDLGGDVRVEYLVKPFRPSELIAVIEHVWASRPPTD, encoded by the coding sequence GTGAATGGGCGCCCGGACGGCCCGGGCCTGCGGCTGCTGGTCGTGGACGACGAGGAACAGATCCTCGAACTCCTCGACCTCACGCTGAGTCTGCACGGCTACGACGTGCAGACGGTCCCGAGCGGTCCCGATGCGCTTGCCCACCTCCACGTTCAGGACGTGGACGTGATCGTGATAGACGTGCTGATGGCCCCGTGGGACGGCTTCCAGACGGTCCGTCACCTGTGCGCTGCCCTGCCCTTGGTGCCGCCGGTGGTGTTCCTGTCGGGCCTGAACCGACCGGACCCGCTGCCAGACCTGGGCGGCGATGTGCGGGTGGAGTATCTGGTCAAGCCGTTCCGTCCGTCCGAGCTGATCGCTGTGATCGAACACGTCTGGGCGTCCCGTCCCCCCACGGACTGA
- the pdxS gene encoding pyridoxal 5'-phosphate synthase lyase subunit PdxS encodes MSETTTGTPQLNRGFAQMFKGGVIMDVVTPEQARIAEAAGATAVMALERVPADIRRDGGVARMSDPKMIKEIIAAVTIPVMAKVRIGHVVEAQILQALGVDFIDESEVLTPADDQFHILKTDFRVPFVCGAKNLGEALRRVGEGASMIRTKGEAGTGNVVEAVRHARTVLGEIRAIQSRPTEELMTVARDLQAPYELVKYVHEHGRLPVVNFAAGGVATPADAALMMVLGLDGVFVGSGIFKSDNPERRAQAIVKAVTHYQNPDVLAEISEDLGAPMTGINIDELIPAERLASRGW; translated from the coding sequence ATGAGCGAGACCACCACCGGAACGCCCCAGCTGAATCGCGGGTTTGCACAGATGTTCAAGGGCGGCGTGATCATGGACGTCGTCACGCCGGAGCAGGCGCGCATCGCCGAGGCGGCCGGCGCCACCGCCGTGATGGCGCTGGAACGCGTGCCGGCCGACATCCGCCGCGACGGCGGCGTGGCCCGCATGAGCGATCCCAAGATGATCAAGGAGATCATCGCGGCCGTGACGATTCCGGTGATGGCCAAGGTCCGCATCGGGCATGTGGTCGAGGCGCAGATCCTCCAGGCGCTCGGCGTGGACTTCATCGACGAGTCCGAGGTGCTGACACCGGCCGACGACCAGTTCCACATCCTGAAGACGGACTTCCGCGTGCCCTTCGTGTGCGGCGCGAAGAACCTCGGTGAGGCGCTGCGCCGCGTGGGTGAAGGTGCCAGCATGATCCGCACCAAGGGTGAGGCCGGCACCGGCAATGTCGTGGAGGCCGTGCGCCACGCCCGTACCGTGCTGGGCGAGATCCGCGCGATCCAGTCCCGCCCAACCGAGGAACTCATGACGGTGGCGCGCGATCTCCAGGCACCGTACGAACTGGTCAAGTACGTGCACGAGCACGGCCGCCTGCCCGTCGTGAACTTCGCGGCCGGCGGCGTCGCCACCCCGGCCGACGCGGCCCTGATGATGGTGCTCGGCCTGGACGGCGTGTTCGTGGGCAGCGGCATCTTCAAGAGCGACAATCCCGAACGCCGTGCGCAGGCCATCGTGAAGGCCGTCACGCACTACCAGAACCCGGACGTGCTCGCCGAGATCAGCGAGGACCTGGGCGCCCCGATGACCGGCATCAACATCGACGAGCTGATCCCGGCCGAACGCCTTGCCAGCCGTGGCTGGTAA
- the pdxT gene encoding pyridoxal 5'-phosphate synthase glutaminase subunit PdxT has translation MAGKAAPVVGVLALQGAFREHRQRLESLGAAGREVRLPADVDGLAGLVLPGGESTTMTRLLDSFDLWEPIAALHARGGALWGTCAGAILLAADVLGAPPQDGGHQRSFGVLDVTVQRNAFGRQVDSFTTPLDVRGLDAPFEAVFIRAPTFVRVGSDVDVLADYAGHAVLVRQGRVLASAFHPELTGDARLHRAFLEMLVPELTR, from the coding sequence GTGGCTGGTAAAGCCGCGCCCGTGGTGGGCGTCCTGGCCCTCCAGGGCGCCTTCCGCGAGCACCGCCAGCGGCTCGAGAGCCTCGGAGCCGCCGGGCGCGAGGTCCGTCTGCCCGCCGACGTGGACGGTCTGGCGGGCCTGGTGCTGCCCGGAGGGGAGAGCACCACCATGACCCGCCTGCTGGACAGCTTCGACCTGTGGGAGCCGATCGCGGCCCTCCACGCGCGGGGCGGGGCACTGTGGGGCACGTGCGCCGGGGCGATCCTCCTCGCGGCGGACGTGCTGGGCGCACCGCCCCAGGACGGCGGCCACCAGCGCAGCTTCGGTGTGCTCGACGTGACCGTGCAGCGCAACGCCTTTGGACGTCAGGTGGATTCCTTCACGACTCCTCTCGATGTGCGTGGGCTGGACGCGCCGTTCGAGGCGGTGTTTATCCGCGCGCCGACCTTCGTGCGCGTTGGGAGCGACGTGGACGTCCTCGCGGATTACGCCGGCCACGCCGTGTTGGTGCGGCAGGGAAGGGTCCTGGCCAGCGCTTTCCACCCGGAGCTGACCGGGGATGCCCGGCTACACCGGGCGTTTCTGGAGATGCTTGTCCCAGAATTAACACGCTAG
- a CDS encoding alpha/beta fold hydrolase, translating to MYERDGARLHVATTGHGPDVVLIHGLSGSGQWWRHNVPALSREHRVHVLDLAGYGRARRQRALGVQAVARLVAAWLEERDLHDVTVIGHSMGGHISLHVTALVPDRVSRLVLAAASGLLRQPLPRVMLALPGALVTGRKRFLPQIIGDALRAGPRNLLISSRDLLRDSVQELLPAVHVPTLVIWGARDALVPVSVGRMLAGLVPGATLHVIPGAGHVVMVDAAPTFNRLVLDFMAEGRGEGG from the coding sequence GTGTACGAACGGGATGGAGCGCGGCTCCACGTCGCGACGACGGGCCACGGCCCGGACGTGGTGCTGATCCACGGTCTCAGCGGCTCCGGCCAGTGGTGGCGTCACAACGTCCCTGCGCTGAGCCGCGAGCACCGCGTCCACGTGCTTGACCTGGCAGGGTACGGCCGGGCGCGGCGGCAGCGGGCTTTGGGCGTGCAGGCCGTGGCCCGGCTGGTGGCGGCGTGGCTGGAGGAACGCGACCTGCACGATGTCACGGTCATCGGTCACTCGATGGGCGGGCATATCAGCCTGCATGTCACGGCCCTGGTGCCGGACCGCGTGTCCAGGCTGGTGCTTGCGGCGGCCAGCGGCCTGCTGCGTCAGCCCCTGCCGCGCGTGATGCTGGCGCTGCCCGGCGCGCTGGTCACGGGCCGCAAGCGCTTCCTGCCGCAGATCATCGGGGACGCGCTGCGGGCGGGGCCGCGCAACCTGCTCATCAGCAGCCGCGACCTGCTGCGCGACAGCGTGCAGGAGCTGCTGCCGGCCGTCCATGTTCCGACGCTGGTGATCTGGGGTGCGAGGGACGCCCTGGTGCCCGTGAGCGTCGGGCGCATGCTGGCCGGTCTGGTCCCCGGCGCGACGCTGCACGTGATTCCCGGCGCCGGCCACGTGGTGATGGTGGACGCGGCGCCCACCTTCAACCGGCTGGTGCTGGACTTCATGGCTGAGGGCCGAGGGGAAGGCGGATGA
- a CDS encoding alpha/beta fold hydrolase, whose amino-acid sequence MKVDRIFLDVHGLRTHALVLGRGAPLVVVPGLGCASWMYLRVAAALADDRRVYLYDPPGHGYSQGTASFPTCIEHLTDHLAAWLVQAGLVGTPVFGHSLGGEVTFDLAARYPGFCTAVVACAPTGIPENPSVPVQLLRLLRDLPRERAALLVPGLRAYRHCGVRRMLRLADDQTAHDTGPLLGRVDVPTLLLDGLSDPVIQSWTVQAIRTAIPDAVVREIAGGTHALTDSHPRAVARYTLDFLEAIER is encoded by the coding sequence ATGAAGGTCGACCGGATATTCCTCGACGTGCACGGCCTGCGCACGCACGCGCTGGTGCTGGGGCGCGGAGCCCCGCTGGTGGTTGTGCCCGGTCTGGGCTGCGCGTCGTGGATGTACCTGCGGGTCGCGGCGGCGCTGGCAGATGACCGACGCGTGTACCTCTACGACCCGCCGGGCCACGGGTACAGCCAGGGCACGGCGTCGTTCCCGACGTGCATAGAACACCTGACAGACCACCTGGCCGCGTGGCTGGTGCAGGCCGGGCTGGTGGGCACGCCGGTCTTCGGGCACTCGCTGGGAGGGGAGGTCACCTTCGACCTCGCCGCCCGCTACCCGGGGTTCTGTACGGCTGTCGTCGCGTGTGCTCCAACCGGCATTCCCGAGAATCCCAGCGTGCCGGTGCAACTGCTGCGCCTGTTGCGTGACCTGCCGCGGGAACGCGCCGCCCTGCTGGTCCCTGGCCTGCGCGCGTACCGGCACTGCGGTGTGCGGCGGATGCTGCGCCTCGCGGACGATCAGACGGCCCACGACACCGGGCCGCTGCTCGGCCGAGTCGACGTGCCCACGCTGCTACTCGACGGCCTGAGCGATCCGGTGATCCAGTCGTGGACGGTTCAGGCCATCCGGACCGCCATTCCGGACGCGGTCGTGCGGGAGATCGCCGGCGGCACGCACGCCCTCACGGATTCGCATCCCCGGGCGGTGGCGAGATACACCCTGGATTTTCTTGAGGCAATCGAAAGGTGA